In the genome of Corythoichthys intestinalis isolate RoL2023-P3 chromosome 19, ASM3026506v1, whole genome shotgun sequence, one region contains:
- the nup43 gene encoding nucleoporin Nup43, with protein MESVNAKYVSQKISKVRWRPVSLSSLQQPEIFATGSWDNEDNRVTFWSIGNQGHSSLGEGFDEDPQLLCEHKHEGDVLDFQFLDQDRVITASSTGGVTIFRYNQSKQALSVAHQWARAHHYPCENAPCTSVMCSSPEIVTAGEDGRIIVYRADQEGIVRVIDNADSSTIHAITYLKTTEILTVNSIGQLKIWDFRQQSNTPAQILSLSGDRVPLHCVDRHPNQQHIVATGGQDGMLCVWDVRQSNTPFSLMEAHSAEMWEVHFHPTNPDHLFTCSEDGSLLHWETSSPSDMPSFLQGGRNNSMVSRSAMAPAGGNQSLINAWLSGDSSKGRLETTHMLPSQTLAVNSLDVLGQCLVCGTDGEAIFVNRQVPV; from the exons ATGGAAAGTGTTAATGCGAAATATGTGTCTCAGAAAATCAGCAAAGTGAGATGGCGGCCGGTATCGCTTTCGTCTCTACAACAGCCCGAAATCTTTGCGACTGGTTCTTGGGATAACGAG GACAACAGAGTTACTTTTTGGTCTATTGGAAATCAAGGACATTCTTCTTTGGGGGAGGGATTCGATGAAGATCCGCAGCTATTGTGCGAACACAAACATGAGGGAGATGTTCTTGATTTTCAA tTCCTGGACCAAGACAGAGTCATAACGGCGTCATCAACAGGAGGAGTTACCATATTCCGCTACAATCAAAGCAAACAA GCACTATCTGTCGCGCACCAGTGGGCAAGAGCCCATCATTACCCTTGTGAAAATGCCCCCTGTACGAGTGTCATGTGCAGCAGCCCTGAGATTGTTACTGCTGGTGAAGACGGCAGGATTATTGTCTACAGAGCTGACCAGGAAGGAATAGTTCGAGTAATAG ataaTGCTGATAGCAGCACGATTCATGCCATCACTTACCTGAAGACAACTGAGATCCTGACGGTGAATTCCATTGGTCAATTAAAAATTTGGGATTTCAGACAGCAGAGCAACACCCCAGCTCAGATTCTTTCCCT GTCAGGTGATCGCGTCCCCCTGCACTGTGTGGACAGGCATCCAAACCAGCAGCACATTGTGGCCACAGGAGGCCAGGATGGAATGCTCTGTGTTTGGGATGTAAGACAAAGCAACACACCTTTCTCACTCATGGAGGCACACTCTGCTGAAA TGTGGGAAGTCCATTTCCACCCAACAAACCCAGATcatctgttcacatgctcagaaGATGGATCCCTGCTGCACTGGGAAACGTCCTCACCTTCAGACATGCCCTCTTTCCTGCAAG GTGGTAGAAACAACAGCATGGTATCCCGCAGTGCGATGGCTCCCGCTGGAGGCAACCAGTCCCTCATTAACGCGTGGCTCAGCGGAGACTCTAGTAAAGGTCGTCTGGAGACAACTCACATGCTGCCCAGCCAAACGCTAGCCGTAAACAGTTTGGATGTACTTGGACAGTGTCTCGTATGTGGGACTGATGGAGAGGCTATTTTTGTCAACAGACAAGTCCCAGTTTAG
- the lats1 gene encoding serine/threonine-protein kinase LATS1, producing the protein MKRGEKPEGYRQMRPKTFPASNYSGNSQHMLQEIRNSLRNLSKPSDPPKVDFSGKMLPEDIRQQGRCFNPKNPHHKALRSIRESLMPFANEPGTSAELNKHMSVEPPFAGFEETAGRSVGSAVDYMTKMNYQDSLREQMVVPNPSTACLKAPGAAHMQQSLLRRPSWKGSKESLAPRHAMVYRSDSPGPPPAFPQSHSVNSQRVNPPLPPQVRSVTPPPNRGPMPSASSWDSNPSTKRYSGNMDYLVPRISPVPQGAWADGYPTASPQNQRGMSPVPMGQMPIIMQSSGGNKFNFPSGWSQNGSSQADHMAGGSRQPPPPYPVNQSSRHSPTDQQLQAGGPASSPSYVNGGSIPQSMMVPNRNSHNLDMYNIGPPHSWSQAPMASNQPQSSSGSSGNQDLSPSWQHNMLVRSNSFNSRAAHPASSQPSATTVTAITQAPILQPVKSMRVQKPELHTAVAPTHPPWMQQAASAAPAYLEPSATVPQIPVVAEVPSYQGPPPPYPKHLLQQQTAPSPPAYDQGASKHGASREEPVDDGGTSGDNSTREKVAESPESSAATEKENKQITTSPVPVRRNKKDEERRGESGRVALYSPQAFKFFMEQHVENILKNHQQRIRRRKQLESEMQRVGLSSDAQEQMRMMLCQKESNYIRLKRAKMDKCMFKRIKTLGIGAFGEVCLARKEDTGALYAMKTLRKKDVLLRNQVAHVKAERDILAEADNEWVVRLYYSFQDRDNLYFVMEYIPGGDMMSLLIRLGIFKEELAQFYIAELTCAVESVHKMGFIHRDIKPDNILIDRDGHIKLTDFGLCTGFRWTHDSKYYQSGDHVRQDSMDFSKEWEDPTNCRCTDRLKPLERRKARQHQRCLAHSLVGTPNYIAPEVLLRTGYTQLCDWWSVGVILYEMVVGQPPFLATTPLETQLKVINWRSTLHIPPAAKLSPEASDLIVKLCRGPEDRLGRNGADEIKAHPFFRTIDFSSDLRQQAAPYVPTIAHSTDTSNFDPVDPEKLWSGDSDGEDDRGDTGCWFRNGKHPEHAFYEFTFRRFFDDNGHPYSCPKPIAYEGLNEDEADSEGPERETPDSPPPQGRDLVYV; encoded by the exons ATGAAGAGAGGAGAGAAACCAGAGGGCTACAGGCAGATGAGACCCAAAACGTTCCCAGCCAGCAACTACAGCGGCAACAGCCAACACATGCTGCAGGAAATCCGTAACAGTTTGCGAAATCTCTCGAAGCCGTCAGACCCACCTAAAGTGGACTTTAGTGGGAAAATGCTCCCGGAGGACATACGGCAACAGGGTCGCTGCTTCAACCCCAAGAACCCTCATCATAAGGCCTTGCGGTCGATCCGCGAGTCCTTGATGCCTTTTGCAAATGAGCCCGGCACTTCAGCCGAGCTCAACAAACACATGTCAGTGGAGCCTCCGTTTGCTGGCTTCGAGGAG ACGGCTGGTCGCAGTGTGGGGTCCGCTGTCGACTACATGACAAAAATGAACTACCAGGACTCGCTGAGGGAACAGATGGTTGTCCCCAATCCAAGCACTGCATGCCTCAAAGCTCCAG GTGCAGCTCACATGCAACAGTCCTTACTGAGGAGACCCAGCTGGAAAGGGTCGAAAGAATCCCTGGCTCCTCGACACGCAATGGTGTACCGCTCAGATAGTCCAGGGCCCCCTCCCGCCTTTCCGCAAAGTCACTCTGTCAACAGCCAGAGAGTCAATCCTCCCCTGCCACCGCAAGTTCGTAGCGTCACGCCTCCTCCCAACCGTGGACCGATGCCCTCGGCGTCTTCCTGGGACAGCAACCCGTCGACCAAACGCTACTCTGGCAACATGGATTATCTCGTGCCTCGCATCTCCCCGGTGCCTCAGGGGGCCTGGGCTGACGGTTATCCCACAGCGTCGCCGCAGAACCAGCGTGGGATGAGCCCGGTTCCAATGGGTCAAATGCCCATCATCATGCAAAGCTCCGGAGGAAATAAATTTAACTTCCCATCAGGCTGGTCTCAGAATGGCTCATCTCAGGCAGACCACATGGCAGGAGGCAGTAGGCAGCCTCCTCCCCCTTACCCGGTCAACCAAAGCAGCAGACACAGTCCCACTGACCAGCAGCTGCAGGCCGGCGGGCCCGCTTCTTCTCCGTCGTACGTTAACGGTGGCAGCATCCCTCAATCCATGATGGTTCCCAATCGGAACAGTCACAATCTTGATATGTACAACATAGGGCCTCCCCATTCCTGGTCTCAGGCTCCCATGGCCTCTAACCAGCCCCAATCTTCTTCAGGCAGCAGCGGCAACCAGGATCTATCTCCGTCATGGCAGCATAACATGCTAGTGCGCTCCAATTCCTTTAATAGCAGAGCAGCCCACCCTGCCAGCTCCCAGCCATCCGCTACTACGGTCACCGCGATCACACAAGCCCCCATCCTGCAgccggttaaaagtatgagggtTCAAAAACCTGAACTGCACACTGCTGTTGCGCCCACGCACCCGCCTTGGATGCAACAGGCCGCTTCTGCCGCCCCTGCTTACCTGGAGCCCTCTGCAACAGTTCCTCAGATTCCTGTTGTAGCAGAAGTACCCAGTTACCAAGGCCCACCACCACCTTACCCCAAGCACCTCCTCCAACAGCAAACTGCACCATCACCTCCCGCGTATGACCAAGGGGCTAGTAAGCATGGCGCAAGCAGGGAGGAACCTGTGGACGACGGGGGTACCTCAGGAGACAACAGCACACGGGAGAAAGTAGCAGAAAGTCCTGAAAGCAGCGCCGCAACGGAAAAGGAGAACAAGCAGATCACAACATCGCCCGTTCCCGTGCGTCGCAACAAGAAAGACGAAGAGCGAAGGGGGGAGTCGGGCCGTGTTGCTTTGTACTCCCCGCAAGCTTTTAAGttcttcatggaacaacacGTGGAGAACATCCTGAAGAACCATCAGCAGCGCATCCGCAGGAGGAAACAACTGGAGAGTGAGATGCAAAGG GTGGGGTTGTCGTCCGACGCTCAGGAGCAGATGCGTATGATGCTCTGCCAAAAGGAGTCCAACTACATTCGGCTAAAGCGGGCCAAGATGGACAAGTGTATGTTCAAACGAATCAAGACCCTCGGCATCGGGGCCTTCGGCGAAGTGTGTCTGGCCCGGAAAGAGGACACGGGGGCACTATACGCCATGAAGACCCTCCGGAAGAAGGACGTGCTGCTTAGGAATCAGGTGGCCCACGTTAAAGCTGAGAGGGACATCCTGGCTGAGGCAGACAACGAGTGGGTGGTACGCCTCTACTATTCTTTCCAGGACCGGGACAACCTATACTTTGTAATGGAGTACATCCCCGGGGGCGACATGATGAGCCTCCTAATCCGGTTGGGCATCTTCAAGGAGGAGCTGGCTCAGTTCTACATCGCCGAGCTCACGTGCGCCGTTGAGAGCGTCCACAAAATGGGCTTCATCCACCGAGACATTAAGCCAGACAACATCCTTATTGACAGAGACGGACACATTAAGCTCACCGACTTTGGCCTCTGCACTGGATTCCGCTGGACTCACGACTCTAAATATTACCAGAGTG GGGACCACGTGAGGCAAGACAGCATGGACTTCAGTAAGGAATGGGAAGATCCAACCAACTGCCGTTGCACGGACCGTCTTAAGCCTCTGGAGAGAAGAAAGGCCAGACAGCACCAGCGCTGCCTGGCTCACTCCTTGGTCGGGACCCCCAATTACATTGCACCTGAGGTTCTACTTAGAACAG GATACACACAGTTGTGCGATTGGTGGAGCGTGGGTGTCATTTTGTATGAGATGGTGGTCGGACAGCCTCCCTTCTTAGCAACCACACCTCTGGAAACACAGCTAAAG GTGATCAATTGGAGGAGCACCCTTCACATCCCCCCGGCCGCCAAACTCAGCCCTGAGGCGTCCGACCTCATCGTCAAGCTGTGCCGCGGCCCCGAAGACCGCCTCGGCAGGAACGGCGCGGACGAAATCAAAGCCCACCCTTTCTTCCGGACCATCGACTTTTCCAGCGACTTGCGGCAGCAGGCGGCGCCATACGTGCCCACCATCGCTCACTCCACGGACACGTCTAACTTCGACCCCGTGGATCCCGAGAAGCTGTGGAGCGGCGACAGCGACGGTGAGGATGACCGCGGAGACACGGGCTGCTGGTTTCGAAACGGCAAACACCCCGAACACGCCTTCTACGAGTTCACTTTTCGACGCTTCTTTGACGACAACGGACACCCGTATAGCTGCCCGAAGCCCATCGCGTACGAGGGCCTCAACGAAGACGAGGCCGACTCTGAGGGCCCCGAGCGGGAGACCCCCGACAGCCCGCCTCCTCAGGGCCGGGACCTTGTCTATGTGTAG